Proteins from a genomic interval of Pseudomonas silesiensis:
- a CDS encoding cysteine hydrolase family protein — MTTALLIIDVQHLLCVGEYECFEIKRVIDLINGLSARARMAGIPVILIQHEEKGSLLQQGGEGWQLAQALETSPQDLRVRKTSRDSFYQTRLLQMLQQWDVERVIICGLQTDYCVNATVRQALKLGYDVVLAADAHSTVDTDNMAADDIIAEHNTRLARLSSPVSRIDVIPTREIRIRNRKSRSARSGMY, encoded by the coding sequence ATGACCACTGCACTGCTGATCATCGACGTCCAACATTTGCTGTGCGTCGGCGAGTATGAATGCTTCGAGATCAAACGTGTCATCGATCTCATCAACGGCCTGAGCGCCAGGGCACGCATGGCAGGCATTCCGGTCATCCTGATTCAACATGAGGAAAAGGGCAGCCTGCTGCAGCAGGGTGGCGAAGGCTGGCAGCTGGCCCAAGCCCTGGAAACCTCACCCCAGGACCTGCGTGTACGAAAAACCAGCCGCGATTCTTTTTACCAGACCCGTCTGCTGCAAATGCTGCAACAGTGGGACGTCGAGCGCGTGATCATCTGCGGCCTGCAAACCGACTATTGCGTCAATGCCACCGTGCGCCAGGCCCTCAAACTGGGCTATGACGTGGTGCTCGCCGCCGACGCCCATTCCACCGTCGACACCGACAACATGGCCGCCGATGACATCATTGCCGAGCACAATACCCGCCTTGCACGCCTGAGCAGTCCGGTGTCCCGGATCGATGTGATCCCGACCAGGGAAATACGCATCAGGAACCGGAAGTCCCGATCAGCCCGGTCAGGAATGTACTGA